The DNA sequence CGGAAGGACGGGAGGTTCGGCCAGAAGCGGCCGACCACCGCGCCGAGCAGGAACGTCACCCCCAGCACCGCGACGCAGCCGACGAGGACGAAGAACGTGCTCACGCCACCGCGCCGGCGTGCGGCTCGCACGGCCCTCACATCGTCTCCGGCGCCGCGACGCCGAGGAGGTCCAGGCCGTTCCGGACGACGCGCGCCACCGCGGCGCAGAGCGCGAGCCGCGCGAACATGAGCCGGCGGTCGTCCTGGATGACGCGGTGGTTCTTGTAGTACGGGTGGAACGCGGCGGCGAGCTCCGTCAGGAAGTACGCGACGCGGTGGGGCTCGAGTGCCTTCGCCGCGCCGCGCACGATCTCCGGGTACTGGAGGAGCCGCTTGACGAGCGCCTGCTCCTCGGGCGCCGTGAGCGGCGAGAGATCGGTCTCGGCGAGCGGGGGCACGACGATCCCCTGCTCGGCCACCTGCTTGCCGATCGACTGGATCCGCGCGTGGGCGTACTGGACGTAGTAAACCGGGTTCTCGCTCGACTGCCGCGTGGCGACGGCCAGATCGAACTCGAGCGGGCTGTCATGGCGCCGCGTGAGGAACGTGAAGCGCGCGGCGTCGCGCCCGACCTCTTCGAGGAGCTCGTCCATCAGGACGAGCTCACCGCGGCGCTTCGACATGCGCACGGGCTGGCCGTCGCGCAGGAGCGTCACGAGCTGGACGATGAGGACCTCGAACGCCTCGGGCGGGTGGCCGAGCGCCTGCATCGCGGCCCGCAGGCGCGGCACGTAGCCGTGGTGGTCGGGGCCGAAGAGGTTGATGACCCGGTCGGCGTCCGCGAATTTCACGTGGTGGTGGTACGCGACGTCCACCCCGAAGTAGGTCACCTCACCGCTCGACCGGCGGAGGACGCGGTCCTTGTCGTCGCCCGCATCGTCGCCCACCTCCGACGACCGGAACCAGAGCGCGCCGTCCTTCGCGTAGCTGAGGCCGCGCGCCGCGAGCTCGTCGAGGACCTTCTCGGCGAGCCCGCGATCGCGCACGTCGCGCTGCTCGGACGTCCAGGCATCGAACTCGACGCCGTAGTCGCGAAGGACTGTGCGCTGCTGCTCGACGTAGTACGTCACCGCCCAGCGCCCGAAGTGCTCGACGCGCTCGGGATCGGGCAGGTCGAGCGCGGCCGGACGCGCGCCCCCGGGGCGGGTGCCGTGCGCGTCCAGGTAGGTCAGGGCGAGCTCGACGATGTAGTCCCCGGTGTAGCCCCCCTCGGGGATGCTCGCCTCCTCTCCGAAGCACTGACGCACGCGAGCCTCGAGCGACCGCGCGAGCTTCTCGAACTGGCTGCCCGCGTCGTTGACGTAGTACTCGGTCGTCACGCGAGCGCCCTGGGAGCGCAGCAGGCGCGCCAGCGCATCGCCCACGGCGGCGGCGCGCGCGTTGACGATCCCGAGCGGCCCCGTCGGGTTCGCGGAGACGAACTCGAGCCGGACCCGGCGGCCGCGCTCGCCGTCGCCGCGCCCGTAGCGTTCGCCGGCGACGAGGATCTCGCGGAGCGCCTGCGCGCACCACGCCGGCGCCAGGAAGACGTTGAGGAACCCGGGGCCCGCGACCTCGAGCCGCTCGACCTCCGGCAACGAGGGGAAGTGCTTGACGATCAGCTCGGCGATCTGCCGCGGCGGCTTCCCGGCGGCGCGCGCGAGCGTCATCGCCGCGTTCGTCGCGTAGTCCCCGTGCTCGGGCTGGCGCGGCACCTCCCAGACGCACGCGGGAGGCTCCGGCAGTCCCGCGCTGGCGAGCGCGGTCCTGACTCCGTCGGTCAACCGCTCCGTGATCGACATGACAAAAAACGCCGCGCGGTGGCGGCGTCCACACTCAAATGATACGCGCGCGCCCGAGTCCGGGCCGAGGAAAAAGGCGAAAAATCACGGACTCACGCCCGAACACCTCGAGCGGCGCCGCGGTCCCGCGCGCGAGCTCGGCGACATCGCGTCGCGCCGGCGTGCCTCGACCAAGGTACGGGCCGCCTCGGCCTCGCCTCAGGCGATGAGATCTAACCGATTGATTTATCGCATCGCCGCATGGATCGCCCAGGCGGCGGCGACGACCGTCAGGAGGCTCGCGGCCGCCGCGACAGCGAATACGCGGACCGAGCGCCCGACGTCCCGCGGCGTCGGCGGCGGTCCTCCGCCGAGCCGGTAGGCACCGGGCTTCTCGAGCGTGACGCCGAGCGCGCCCGCCATCGCCGACATCGTCCAGCCCGCGTTCGGGCTCGCGGTGCGCCGTCGATCGGCGAGCATCACGCGCGCGGCGCGCGCCGTGTCCGCGCCCGCGAGCCCGGCGCCGGCGACGATCGCCCAGCCCGCGAGGCGCGCGGGCGCCCAGTTCAGCAGGTCGTCGAGCCGGGCCGCGACCTTGCCGAAGTGCTCGAGTGTCCCCTCGCGGTACCCGAACATCGCGTCGGCCGTGTTGATCGCGCGGTAGACGGCGGCGCCGGGCAGCCCGAACGCGAGGTAGAAGCACGCGGGCGCCACGAACGCGTCGGTCAG is a window from the Candidatus Methylomirabilota bacterium genome containing:
- the argS gene encoding arginine--tRNA ligase; the encoded protein is MSITERLTDGVRTALASAGLPEPPACVWEVPRQPEHGDYATNAAMTLARAAGKPPRQIAELIVKHFPSLPEVERLEVAGPGFLNVFLAPAWCAQALREILVAGERYGRGDGERGRRVRLEFVSANPTGPLGIVNARAAAVGDALARLLRSQGARVTTEYYVNDAGSQFEKLARSLEARVRQCFGEEASIPEGGYTGDYIVELALTYLDAHGTRPGGARPAALDLPDPERVEHFGRWAVTYYVEQQRTVLRDYGVEFDAWTSEQRDVRDRGLAEKVLDELAARGLSYAKDGALWFRSSEVGDDAGDDKDRVLRRSSGEVTYFGVDVAYHHHVKFADADRVINLFGPDHHGYVPRLRAAMQALGHPPEAFEVLIVQLVTLLRDGQPVRMSKRRGELVLMDELLEEVGRDAARFTFLTRRHDSPLEFDLAVATRQSSENPVYYVQYAHARIQSIGKQVAEQGIVVPPLAETDLSPLTAPEEQALVKRLLQYPEIVRGAAKALEPHRVAYFLTELAAAFHPYYKNHRVIQDDRRLMFARLALCAAVARVVRNGLDLLGVAAPETM
- the cbiB gene encoding adenosylcobinamide-phosphate synthase CbiB; this translates as LRALAAAARSVMAALAAGQLAAARAAVGRHLVSRPTAALDAGQVASAAIESVAENLTDAFVAPACFYLAFGLPGAAVYRAINTADAMFGYREGTLEHFGKVAARLDDLLNWAPARLAGWAIVAGAGLAGADTARAARVMLADRRRTASPNAGWTMSAMAGALGVTLEKPGAYRLGGGPPPTPRDVGRSVRVFAVAAAASLLTVVAAAWAIHAAMR